A DNA window from Candidatus Eisenbacteria bacterium contains the following coding sequences:
- a CDS encoding MMPL family transporter, which yields MAGGFEAAVDRACGRWVAFVDRRPAAVLTVVAVVTVGLGVFAALTMGINADPRSLVNPQLPFQIRQRELGKVFHSLADGILIVVDADSPTAAGRTADALGAKLAARTDLYSEVDVPGGGPFFAKNALLYLTTDQLEDLTDRLSHVQPFLGALARDQSLVGVADLLRMALEAQHEGRATGLDLAPALDRVSVVVEAVAAGRRAPDPWGAAIMGAALPAEARQRIVAVRPARDLGEIAPDAPELEVVRATIRELDIGPEHGVTARITGEPVMNGEELGAVARQTVRVAVVSTILFTVAVVFALRSTRTVMALVGSLLVSLVWSNGIAAATVRDLNIISAAFNVLIVGLGGEFGIHFAMRYIELVSKGRRRTEALVETAQSIGGSLLSSACTTSIGFFIFVLTDFTGVAQLGIISGAGMFASLASTMTVLPAILALGATEPRVSMQELPPWLAQLDRVPIRFAWLIRPASILLAVGAVLLLPRIHFDYNPSRLHDPNQESVVAFQELLARSDASPWTADVIAPSLDAATTIGKKIAALPAVAETRTILDYVPKDQDEKLSILETAAYFVPATITPGPPRTDGERRASLAKLAETAGATTAGALAPAATRLKTAIDGLLAHAGPDTLGSLEKDLVGSLPEQIRDLARLVKPSHVQLKDLPPTLTRQMLAPDGRARVQALPRNDISDGRALERFVAEVRGAAPDSAGLAVYVVEWCRVAWQAMLWALIGGVACMALLLVVLWRSVWDMVLAFFPLALAAALTCASLVVLGTPFNFANVIVLPMLIGMSIDSGVHLVHRHRTNEQEDVLGTSTARAVFYSALTTMLSFGSLAFAPHRGIASIGLLLTIGVGLVLVCYVVVLPAVLEWDDRRRRSG from the coding sequence ATGGCGGGTGGATTCGAGGCGGCGGTCGACCGAGCGTGCGGCCGGTGGGTGGCGTTCGTCGACCGGCGTCCGGCGGCGGTGCTCACCGTGGTGGCCGTCGTGACGGTCGGGCTCGGTGTGTTCGCCGCGCTCACCATGGGGATCAACGCCGACCCGCGCAGCCTCGTGAACCCACAGCTCCCGTTCCAGATCCGGCAGCGCGAGCTGGGCAAGGTCTTCCACTCGCTCGCCGACGGCATCCTCATCGTGGTCGACGCCGACAGCCCGACGGCGGCGGGGCGCACCGCGGACGCGCTGGGGGCGAAGCTGGCGGCGCGCACCGACCTCTACTCCGAGGTGGACGTGCCCGGCGGCGGCCCGTTCTTCGCGAAGAACGCGCTCCTCTATCTCACGACCGATCAGCTGGAGGACCTGACCGACCGCCTCTCGCACGTGCAGCCGTTCCTGGGCGCGCTGGCGCGCGACCAGAGCCTCGTCGGCGTGGCGGATCTCCTGCGCATGGCGCTCGAGGCGCAGCACGAGGGGAGGGCGACGGGGCTCGATCTCGCGCCGGCCCTCGATCGCGTGAGCGTCGTCGTCGAAGCGGTCGCCGCGGGACGTCGCGCGCCCGATCCCTGGGGCGCGGCCATCATGGGCGCCGCGCTGCCCGCCGAGGCGCGCCAGCGCATCGTAGCGGTGCGACCCGCCCGCGACCTGGGTGAGATCGCGCCCGACGCGCCGGAGCTGGAGGTCGTCCGCGCCACCATCCGCGAGCTCGACATCGGGCCCGAGCACGGCGTGACCGCCCGCATCACCGGCGAGCCCGTGATGAACGGAGAGGAGCTGGGGGCGGTCGCCCGCCAGACGGTGCGCGTCGCCGTCGTCTCGACGATCCTGTTCACGGTGGCGGTGGTCTTCGCGCTGCGCTCGACGCGCACCGTGATGGCCCTCGTGGGGAGCCTGCTCGTGAGCCTCGTGTGGTCGAATGGCATCGCCGCCGCCACCGTGCGGGACCTCAACATCATCTCGGCGGCGTTCAACGTCCTGATCGTCGGCCTCGGGGGCGAGTTCGGGATCCACTTCGCGATGCGGTACATCGAGCTGGTTTCGAAGGGCCGCCGCCGCACCGAGGCCCTCGTCGAGACGGCACAGTCGATCGGCGGCTCGCTCCTGTCGAGCGCGTGCACGACGTCGATCGGTTTCTTCATCTTCGTGCTGACCGACTTCACCGGCGTGGCGCAGCTCGGCATCATCTCCGGCGCCGGCATGTTCGCGTCGCTCGCGAGCACGATGACCGTGCTGCCGGCCATCCTCGCGCTCGGCGCCACGGAGCCGCGCGTGTCGATGCAGGAGCTGCCGCCATGGCTGGCGCAGCTCGACCGCGTTCCCATCCGTTTCGCCTGGCTGATCCGACCGGCGTCGATCCTGCTCGCGGTCGGGGCCGTCCTCCTGCTGCCGCGCATCCACTTCGACTACAATCCCTCGCGCCTCCACGACCCGAACCAGGAATCGGTGGTCGCCTTCCAGGAGCTGCTCGCCCGCAGCGACGCCTCGCCGTGGACCGCCGACGTGATCGCGCCGTCGCTCGACGCCGCCACGACGATCGGCAAGAAGATCGCCGCGCTCCCGGCGGTGGCCGAGACGCGGACCATCCTCGACTACGTGCCGAAGGACCAGGACGAGAAGCTCTCGATCCTCGAGACCGCCGCGTACTTCGTGCCCGCGACGATCACGCCCGGCCCGCCGCGCACTGACGGCGAGCGCCGCGCGTCGCTCGCGAAGCTCGCCGAGACGGCGGGCGCGACCACGGCCGGCGCCCTCGCGCCGGCCGCCACACGGCTGAAGACGGCGATCGACGGCCTTCTCGCCCATGCCGGTCCCGACACGCTCGGGAGCCTCGAGAAGGACCTCGTCGGCTCGCTGCCCGAGCAGATCCGCGACCTGGCGCGGCTCGTGAAGCCGTCGCACGTGCAGCTGAAGGATCTCCCGCCGACGCTCACCCGACAGATGCTCGCCCCGGACGGCCGCGCGCGCGTGCAGGCGTTGCCGCGCAACGACATCTCGGACGGTCGCGCCCTCGAGCGGTTCGTCGCCGAGGTTCGCGGCGCCGCGCCGGACAGCGCGGGACTCGCGGTCTACGTCGTCGAGTGGTGCCGCGTGGCCTGGCAGGCGATGCTGTGGGCCCTCATCGGCGGCGTCGCGTGCATGGCGCTGCTGCTCGTCGTCTTGTGGCGCAGCGTCTGGGACATGGTCCTCGCCTTCTTCCCGCTCGCCCTGGCCGCGGCGCTCACCTGCGCCTCGCTCGTCGTGCTCGGTACGCCGTTCAACTTCGCGAACGTCATCGTCCTGCCGATGCTGATCGGCATGAGCATCGACAGCGGCGTCCACCTCGTGCACCGGCATCGAACGAACGAGCAGGAGGACGTCCTCGGCACGAGCACGGCGCGCGCCGTCTTCTACTCGGCGCTCACCACCATGCTGTCGTTCGGGAGCCTCGCCTTCGCGCCGCACCGGGGGATCGCGTCGATCGGGCTGCTCCTCACGATCGGCGTGGGGCTGGTGCTCGTCTGCTACGTCGTCGTGCTGCCGGCCGTGCTCGAGTGGGACGATCGCCGGCGGCGATCAGGGTAG